CAGATGGTCGTGGATCTGCGATTCAGCGAAACGGTCTATGGATTGGGCGCCGGGCTCTTCTTCGTCGGCTATGTGCTGTTCGGCGTGCCTACCACGATATTGCAAAAGAAGTTCGGTGCACGCGCCGTGCTTGCCGGTATCGCCTGCGCGTGGGGCGTGACGAGTGTCGCGATGACGTTCGTCAATAGCGCGCCGACGTTCTACGCGTTGAGGTTCCTGCTCGGTGTGTTCGAGGCCGGTTTCTACCCAGGCGTCGTGTTGTACTTCAATGCGTGGTTCCCGGGCAAAAGGCGCACCCGCAATTTCAGCATGTTCCACTCAGGGTCGCTCTTCTCGACGGTCGCGATCGGCTTGACAGGTGGATTCGTGCTCGAGCACATGAATGGACTGGCCGGCTTTCAGGGCTGGCGATGGATGTTCTTCACTCAGGCAATCCCTACCGTCGTGTTGGCGTGCGTCGCGTTCGCGATACTTCCGGATCTGCCCGGCAACGCAAAGTGGCTTTCGGCGCGACAGCGCAAGCTCGTCGAGGACGATCTCAGGAACAATGCCGAAGCGATGGACGACGCGGGCGTAGACGAGCGTCCCCTGTTACTCAACCCGACTGTCTGGATCCTGAGCGCGGCCTACTTCAGCCTCCTGGCCGCCACGGCGGCACTGTTTTTCTTCTCCCCGACGATACTTCGTGAGGCGGGATTCGGCGGGTACAAAGAGATTGGCCGGGCAGTTGCCGGTGCCTGCGTTCTGGGTGCACTCGGCAATGTGCTCATC
The Paraburkholderia hospita DNA segment above includes these coding regions:
- a CDS encoding MFS transporter, with product MEVAKQACVDGSSSDDNTLLRKAYASAQWRILPILFGLWMLAWVGRSNVAFAKLQMVVDLRFSETVYGLGAGLFFVGYVLFGVPTTILQKKFGARAVLAGIACAWGVTSVAMTFVNSAPTFYALRFLLGVFEAGFYPGVVLYFNAWFPGKRRTRNFSMFHSGSLFSTVAIGLTGGFVLEHMNGLAGFQGWRWMFFTQAIPTVVLACVAFAILPDLPGNAKWLSARQRKLVEDDLRNNAEAMDDAGVDERPLLLNPTVWILSAAYFSLLAATAALFFFSPTILREAGFGGYKEIGRAVAGACVLGALGNVLICSIGGAPHRRRLFCALAAVFTAASLSTLVFVWHSSTTATFFLLVLGFAGTGAGITLFWQMSVGLLSGKSLVVGVPLISSIANVAGFVTPFLIGHVRDVTGTYASGFIMIACVQALGVVVLLFGVQRIVRRRLRVVDISVQSTT